One stretch of Chitinophaga pendula DNA includes these proteins:
- a CDS encoding DUF4271 domain-containing protein yields MRNWLSLLFILLQLHVFAQTDSSANKAPVRRATPAPTTTRPRPDTARASAANTVAPRTAAPRTAPPRPATDSTRRLRDTTRLKADSLLALTDTASQPAKVPLKQVSAYDTFMKELAQKNIYLQPGNKTRYYDLNKMRPFRDMDWLVYTVAGVLLLLGVVRLVYLKFFSDLFRAFLNPTLSQRQLKDQLSQSPLPNFVLNVFFAISMGLYLYLIMYRQQYAPNADAWILIPGLVILVAVIYSLKYVVLRFCGWLFGSAELADAYIFILYLINKVLGILLAPFLVLVAFCEPEIARAFMYISIFFIVLLAAYRYIRSYSVVRQYLSFSKLHFFLYLCAFEVAPVLILTKVLLIWLTGNP; encoded by the coding sequence GTGAGAAACTGGTTATCGCTGTTATTCATCCTTTTACAACTGCATGTATTCGCACAGACAGACAGTTCCGCCAATAAGGCGCCCGTAAGAAGAGCAACACCAGCTCCGACAACTACCCGCCCACGCCCCGACACTGCCAGGGCCAGCGCAGCCAACACTGTCGCTCCCCGTACAGCCGCTCCCCGTACAGCCCCTCCCCGTCCGGCCACCGACTCCACCCGCCGTCTCCGGGATACTACCCGGTTAAAGGCCGATTCCCTCCTAGCCCTTACTGACACCGCATCGCAGCCGGCTAAAGTACCTTTGAAACAGGTATCTGCGTACGACACGTTCATGAAGGAGCTGGCACAAAAAAACATATACCTGCAGCCAGGAAATAAAACAAGATATTACGACCTCAACAAAATGCGACCATTCAGAGATATGGACTGGCTCGTATACACAGTCGCCGGGGTCCTGCTCCTGCTGGGCGTAGTACGACTCGTTTACCTGAAGTTCTTTTCCGATCTGTTCCGCGCGTTCCTGAACCCTACCCTAAGCCAGCGGCAGCTCAAAGATCAGCTGTCACAATCACCCCTGCCGAACTTCGTGCTCAATGTATTCTTCGCGATCAGCATGGGACTTTACCTGTACCTCATCATGTACCGGCAACAATACGCCCCCAACGCCGACGCCTGGATACTCATCCCCGGTCTCGTGATCCTGGTGGCAGTCATCTATAGCCTCAAATACGTTGTGCTGCGCTTCTGTGGTTGGTTATTCGGCAGCGCCGAACTGGCGGACGCTTACATATTTATTCTTTATCTAATCAACAAAGTATTAGGGATTTTACTGGCGCCTTTCCTCGTATTGGTGGCCTTCTGTGAACCAGAAATTGCGCGGGCTTTCATGTATATATCAATTTTCTTTATAGTATTACTGGCTGCCTACAGATATATAAGATCATATTCCGTTGTCAGACAGTATCTATCTTTTAGCAAATTGCATTTTTTTCTTTACCTTTGCGCATTCGAAGTAGCGCCCGTATTAATTTTAACGAAGGTGCTACTGATTTGGTTAACTGGTAATCCCTGA
- a CDS encoding DUF4136 domain-containing protein gives MRSLHHFLLFISLFVLVACSSTRVLKREAAAPFQLSSYKTFGFYEVEASGDSVSSEVYHTGIAALRKNIALQLERRGLRQVADQPDLLVNIGIVNKERVQTRQTDFMTDAPRYMGQRRYSWQSREVPVGRYNEGTVSVHLVDRVKQQMLWEGVVADVIPNKPTQLEKQVAAAMETLFKGL, from the coding sequence ATGCGAAGTCTTCACCATTTTCTACTCTTTATTTCGCTCTTCGTCCTGGTGGCCTGCAGCAGTACGCGGGTATTAAAGCGGGAGGCAGCAGCGCCTTTCCAGTTGTCAAGCTATAAGACCTTCGGTTTTTATGAAGTGGAGGCCAGTGGCGACAGTGTAAGCAGTGAGGTGTATCATACGGGGATAGCCGCATTGCGTAAAAACATTGCTTTGCAGCTGGAGCGGCGTGGATTGCGGCAGGTGGCGGATCAGCCGGATTTGCTGGTGAATATCGGTATTGTGAACAAGGAGCGGGTACAAACGCGGCAGACTGATTTTATGACGGATGCGCCCCGTTATATGGGACAGCGGCGGTATTCCTGGCAGAGCCGGGAGGTGCCTGTAGGGCGGTATAATGAGGGGACGGTATCGGTGCACCTGGTGGATCGGGTGAAGCAGCAAATGCTGTGGGAAGGGGTGGTGGCTGATGTGATCCCTAATAAGCCTACACAGCTGGAAAAGCAAGTGGCCGCTGCCATGGAGACCCTGTTTAAGGGGCTTTGA
- the hemW gene encoding radical SAM family heme chaperone HemW, translating to MTGIYLHIPFCKQACYYCNFHFSTSLGQRNALVAALLQEIDLQKAYLQGQPVGTIYFGGGTPSILPIADLQQLLEKIYDTFDILPNTEITLEANPDDLSAEQLQALRAIGINRLSIGIQSFHEADLRWMHRAHDSQQALTCIQAAQAAGFRNISIDLIYGGPTLSDEGWLANIAQAIALEVPHLSCYALTVEPGTALDQFIKKKKMEAVDPDKAARHFEMLLQQLQAAGYEHYEISNFALPGWHSRHNSSYWNGNAYLGLGPSAHSFDQHSRQWNVANNALYIKSIQQGIVPFEAEVLTPDIMLNEYIMTSLRTSKGCDLSLVSARFGEERRVQLATGARTFIQKEWMIQLGDTLVLTAAGKLFADCIAAELFF from the coding sequence ATGACCGGCATTTACTTACACATACCTTTTTGCAAACAAGCTTGTTACTATTGTAATTTTCATTTCTCCACTTCCCTGGGGCAGCGGAACGCACTGGTGGCGGCATTGCTTCAGGAAATCGACCTGCAAAAAGCGTATCTGCAAGGGCAGCCGGTGGGTACCATTTATTTTGGCGGCGGTACTCCCAGTATCTTACCTATAGCTGATCTGCAGCAACTACTGGAAAAAATATACGACACTTTTGATATCCTTCCCAATACGGAGATCACGCTGGAAGCCAATCCGGACGACCTGTCGGCGGAGCAGTTACAGGCGTTGCGTGCTATTGGCATTAACCGGCTGAGCATCGGCATACAGTCTTTTCATGAGGCAGACCTGCGCTGGATGCACCGGGCACATGATAGTCAGCAGGCGCTTACCTGTATACAGGCGGCCCAGGCAGCAGGATTCCGGAATATCTCCATCGACCTCATCTATGGAGGGCCTACGCTTAGTGATGAAGGCTGGCTGGCGAATATTGCCCAGGCCATTGCGTTGGAGGTACCTCATTTGTCGTGTTATGCGCTTACGGTAGAACCTGGTACTGCCCTGGACCAGTTCATCAAGAAGAAAAAAATGGAGGCGGTAGACCCGGATAAGGCGGCCCGGCATTTTGAAATGCTTTTGCAGCAGTTGCAGGCGGCGGGATACGAGCACTATGAGATCTCCAATTTTGCGTTGCCAGGCTGGCATTCCAGGCATAACAGCAGCTACTGGAATGGCAATGCGTACCTGGGCCTGGGGCCCTCTGCCCACTCTTTCGACCAGCATTCCAGGCAATGGAATGTTGCCAATAATGCTTTGTACATCAAAAGTATTCAGCAAGGTATCGTTCCTTTTGAGGCGGAGGTGCTGACCCCGGATATTATGCTGAATGAGTATATCATGACGTCCCTACGGACGTCCAAAGGCTGTGATCTATCGCTGGTGTCAGCGCGGTTTGGCGAGGAGCGGCGGGTACAACTGGCAACCGGCGCCCGGACCTTTATCCAAAAGGAATGGATGATACAGCTTGGGGATACGCTGGTATTGACTGCAGCTGGTAAACTTTTTGCAGATTGTATTGCGGCGGAGCTGTTCTTTTAA